Genomic DNA from Marinobacter sp. MDS2:
TCTTCAGCATGGCCCTTGAAATCGCCAACCACAAACATTTTTAGCGGCAGTTCAGTTTCAGCCTGCTGATCGCCGGTGGCGGGGACATACTTGATATTAATGCGCTCTTTCGGCGCGACAGAACCATCTTTGCCAGACATGACGTGCTCCCTGTGCAATTCATTTGCAACGTATTTCATTCCCTTGTGTCTGCCATCCTAGCAAACAACAGGCGAGACTCTACACCGGTGATCGGGCCAGCTCAATAAGCCTTTGGCCACAATTGGCTCAAAATGAGGACTCGGGCAAACTTTTGCCAGATTGCCGTAATGCCACGTGGCACGCTGTTTTAGTCAATGACGGGCCTGGTGCTCAAAGCTATACTCCGGTGATCCTTATAGGAAACAATCATTCACACCAAGGACCACAACGATGAGTGACCTGAAAGCCAAGTTTGAAGAGTCAGTAAACTACATCCAGACTGCCGAAGGCGATTTCCAGCCGTCCAACGAACTCAAGCTGGAATTCTATGCCCTGTACAAGCAAGCCACTGAAGGCGATGTCACCGGCAAGCGCCCCGGCATGATGGATTTCGTAGGCCGCGCCAAGTACGACGCGTGGGATAAACTGAAAGGCACTTCCAGCGAAGAAGCCATGCAGCAGTACATCGACAAGCTCGAATCGTTGAAGTAAAACGCTGCAATCGCGGCCGCTGGTCACTGCCGGCGGTTGCCCACTCTCTCTACAGCCCCCTCACTTCTGCTTCACCTTTGCGCCTTTCAAACGTTTGTCATATGATGCGCGCACCATAAGAACAACAAGTCATTCGGAAGATTTTACACATGGATATTACTGAAGCGCTGGAGCAGTCACGCCCCGGCTTGGTGAGCCTTGTTCAAGCTGCTATTCACAAACGCGAACTCAACCAGCGGGCAGAACAGACCTATCTGCACTGGATAAGCCGTTTCGTGCTGTTTCACGATTTAAAAGACCCCGGAACCCTGTCGGACGAAGATCAGGCGCGTTTTTTTGCGTATCTGAACGAACAACTGCGAGTGTCGCGGGCCCGGCTCAACCAAGCCAGGCAAGCTCTCGAGTTTTTCTTCGACGATGTGCTGAGCAAACCTGTGCAGCAAGACAGCGCCGCCGCATAGACCGCGGCGGTTATGGCCGCTCTGTCATGTTCACATTAAGCGCGTCGTAAGTTCGGTTCTGGGGCGGGCGGATGACGTAGTTATTGCTGTGGGTCTGCCCCGGCACGACTTTCGGGTTGGCGAAACGGATGTCCACCGGAATTTCAGACCGGCCCAAATCGGTGCGTTCATCCCGGGGTTGCAGCGCCAGGGGATCAAGATAAAAGTCCGCGTCTTTACCTGACTGCACCGGTACACCCGCTGCAGGTGCCGCTAGCCCACCCTCAATAACCGTGTTCGCCAACACCTCTTCATCCATTGAACGAAAAGGGATTGTGTCGATGGTTGTGCGCTCTTCGTATTCGAAAACCGGCGCGTCGTTCCCGTTGGTAGCCGTCTGGCTAAACGCCGGTGACAGTCCGGCCCCCAACATAAAACCGATACAAGCTTTCCAAAGACCGTAGCCAGCCGTTTTTCCGGCAATGAGGTTTGCGGTATTCATGACAATCATCCTGATCAGATCGTGCACCCATGGGGTGACAATTTTTGATCAGTGTATCGCCTAAATTGACGAATCGCTCACCGATTAGACGATTCTGTGACAGCTCTCACTTACCGGGCGTATCAGCGTTATATCGAATGGCAGTAATAACAACGTTTTTCCAACCTTCCGGTGTTTTTACCGACACGTCGTCATCCAGGTGCTTGCCTATCAACGCTCGCGCCAACGGTGCGTTGATGCTCAGGTATCCCTTGGTCAGATCAAACTCGTCGGCCCCCACCAAACGATAGGTTTGTTCTTCGCCGTCTTCATCCTCGACGGTTACCCAAGCGCCAAAATACACGCGGCTTTGGTCGTCCGGAAGCCGATCGACTACGGTCAGCTCGTCCAGCCTTTTGCTGAGAAAACGAACCCGTCGGTCAATCTCACGCAGTTGTTTTTTGCCGTAGATGTACTCCGCATTTTCTGAACGATCGCCCTGTGCGGCGGCTTCGCGCACCGCTTGGGTTACTTCAGGCCGCTTGATCTTCCACAGGTATTGCAGCTCTTCGCGCAGCGCTTGCTCGCCGTCCGGAGTAATGTAGCGGGGCGGATGTGCGGGTGATGTGGCTTTAACCATAATGCTATGCGCTCAACCTGACTGAAAAAGTGGGGCATAAAAAAACCCCGTGGATCACGGGGTATAAGGCTAGCGCTGTGCTGGAGGAAGAAGCAACCTTAATGGGCCGGCTTCTTCGTCTACATTGTCTATTATGCAGACTGACCATTACCCCTCAGTGGCCACCGCATTACCTTTTGGAAAGAGCAGAAGGGCCACCGCTCAACGGCAAATTAGGTTGCACACTCTAGACACTATCGCTAATTTCGCCCCCACTACCCCTTACTCACCATTTTGTGGAGACACACCATGAACACTCAAAAGATTCTGAATCTGGCGCTGGAAGGCGTTGATAGCCTCGGTTTCAAACTGGAAGAACTGGGCATCACCAACAAGGTCAATCGCCACAACATCGCGGCCTTTATGATGGCTGAACAAAAGCATCTGGAAGGAGAGTGGGACAGCCTGCAGGTGAAAGTGGACCACCGCCGTGCCCAGTTCGACGCACTGACCAAGCAAGTTGAAGCACGTGCTGAAGCAATTTTCAGCCCGTTAATGGCGCAAGTAAATCGTTTCCGCGCCAGCCACTGAGTTTACGCCTGACTGTCGGCGGATGAGCGGGCCTCATCCGCTCCGTCAGGAATCTGTTCAACCTGCGCCGCTTTAATGCGTTTTCTGACTCCGGTGAACGCCGGCATTTTCACTGCGACCGTTAGCCCCGGCATCTCCGCGTCAGGGTGACTATCACTCAGCAGAATTTCCCCCTGGTGAATCTCCGCCACGGCGCTGACCAGACTCAAACCCAAACCATTACCCGGCAACGAACGACTCTTTCCAACCCGGTAAAAACGTTGGAACACCTGGTCTTTTTCATCATCCGGGATACCAATCCCAGAATCCTGAACTTCAAAAATAGCGTTGGCCCCTTCTTTGCGAACCACAACCACAATCCCGCCATGCTCCGGCGTATATTTGATCGCATTGTCGATCAGGTTACTGACCATCTGGAACAGCAGATCCCGATCCCCCTCAATCATCACCTTGGGCTCCATCACCTGCTTGAACTGCTGATCTTTATCTTCGGCCAACGCTTCGTAGAGTTCACAAGCGTCGCCCACCAGTTCATCCAGCGAGACGACTTTCATGTCGGCGGTGTTGCCTCGGGTTTCCAGCCGGGCAATTCTCAGCAACGCATTAAATGTCGCCAACAACTGATCGGCCTCACCCACGGCCCGACCAACCTGTTCCCGGGCTTCGTCGTTATCCACAGATATCAGGGTTCGTTCCAGCTGGTTACGCAGCCGGGTGAGCGGGGTTCTCAAATCGTGAGCAATACTATCGGAAACGTGTCGAATGCCTTCCATCAGATACACGATACGGTCGAGCATCTGGTTCAGGTTTTCCGCCAGCTGGTCGAAGTCGTCTTCGGTACCCCGGGTGGGAATTCTCAAAGACAGATGGCCGTTCATGATACGGCGGGAGGTGTTGTTGATCACTTCAATACGACGGGTGGTACTTCGGCTCATCAAAAAGCCGCCCAATAGAGCCAGCGCCAAAGTAATGCCCATACCCCAGTTGATCGCGCCTTCGATCACGCGCTTGAGACTGGTCAGTTCATCGACGTCGCGTCCGACCAATAACCGAAGACCACCCTGAACGTCAAAAATACGGGCACGGGCCAAACGTTCCGGGCCTTGCCAGCCTACGCTGGAGTCCAGAGTAAAGTTGATCCAACCGCTTTCGGCGGTGCGGCTACCTTCCGGCCAGGCTTCAATATTGCCCGCCAGCTTCAGCAGATCATCGGTAGAAAGGAGGTAAACCGTTTTAGCGTTGGGGTCGCGTGCGACACGTTCCCGGATAATGGTAATCAACCCGTTAACGCCTCGCCCGCGGTACTGCTCCGCGAGGCCTGCAATTTCGGCCTCGATCGTCTCATCAGTCTGAGCGGTCATGAATCCAGCTGTACGCCAGTATATAAATGCCAGAAGCAAAAATACCGAGGTGGCAAACACCACCATATACAGCAGCGCCAGCTGGAAAGACGACGTTCTGAGCTGACTAAGCAGTTTCACGCAACATGTATCCCGCACCCCGAACTGTTTGCAGCAAGGGGGTGTCGAATTCCTTATCGATTTTCGCGCGCAGACGGCTGATGTGCACGTCGATCACGTTAGTCTGGGGATCAAAGTGATAGTCCCAAACCTTCTCCAGCAGCATGGTACGGGTGACCACCTGGCCGGCGTTGCGCATCAGGTATTCCAGCAAACGGAACTCACGGGGCTGAACATCAATGTTCTGGCCGGAACGTTTGACGGTACGCGCGAGCAGATCCATTTCCAGATCCGCCACTTTCAAAACCGTTTCGGTTTCTGCCGCCTGTCGGTTACGGCGTACCAAGGATTCGATCCGCGCCAGCAATTCGGTGAAGGAAAACGGTTTGGTCAGGTAATCATCACCACCCCCGCGCAAACCTTCAACCCGGTCGTCCACATCGCCCAAGGCGCTCAAAATCAGCACGGGGACCTGGTTGCCGGTGGCCCGCACCGTCTTGATAATAGAAAGGCCGTCCATGCCCGGCAGCATGCGATCCACAATCATGATGTCGTACTCTTCACTCGCAGCCATCATCATGCCGTCTTTACCATCGGCAGCATGATCCACTACGAAATCGGATTCCTTCAGCCCCTTTACCAGGTAACTTGCTACATCCTGATCGTCTTCGATTACCAGTGCTTTCACCGGTGAGCCCTCCTGATAGCGGATAACATTAACTCTAAGGTTACGAAGAACTGGCAGCGCGGGCCAGTTACGATCTTGTAAGAGGGTGTCGCGTCTGGCGACGGTCAAGCTGTGGCACTGAACCATCCCAGCGTCTGCTCAGTTGCCCCCGAAGGTCTGTACTCTGCACTGACCCAGCCCTCGTACCCCATGTTATCCAATGCTGTAAAAACATTCGAAAAGTTAATCTCGCCAGTGCCCGGTTCGTGCCGACCCGGATTATCGGCAAATTGCACATGAGCAATCCACGGCAGCAGACACTCCACAGACCGGACCAGATCCCCTTCCATAATCTGCATGTGGTAGATGTCGTACTGCAAGCGCACGTTATCGGCATCTACTTCTTCAATCAGCGCCATCACCTTGCCGGTGGTATCCAGCATAAAACCGGGCATATCCACTCTCGAGTTGATCGCTTCAAGGCACAAGGTCAATCCGGCCTCGGCAAAGCGCTCGGCGGCATACTGCACATTCTCCACTAACGTGCGCCAGGCTTCGTCCTCAGTCAGCGTTTCCGGCTTCAACCCGGCCAAGCAATTCAGCTGCTTACAACCCAGCACTTTGGCATAGGTAATGCCTTGCTCAACCCCGGCACGGAACTCCTCAATCCGGTCAGGCAAGCAGGCAATCCCCCGCTCGCCAGCATCCCAGTTGCCAGGCGGCAGGTTAAACAACACCTGAGTCAGCTCATTAGCCTTCAACTCCGCCGCAATAGCCTCGGCCGGCCACTCATACGGAAACAAAAATTCCACGCCACTGAACCCCGCAGCCCGGGCCCTGGCAAACCGCTCAAGAAACGGCACCTCTGTGAACAACATCGACAAATTAGCGGCAAAACGGGGCATAGCAATCTCCTGAAACTAAATCTTATTCCTTGGGCCCACGGCCCAGAGAACCCATCAACGCGCCGTTCACGTGTTCCAACTCAAGTAAAAGCCCACTGTGGTCCACCTCACTGTGCCCGTTCGCCACCAGTGATAAGTATTCATTATGCACCTGCTGCGACAACGGCAACGTCAGCCCCTCGGCACGGGCCTCATCGAGAATCATCCGTAAATCCTTCAATTGAATCCGCGCCGGCGCACCCGGCGCAAAATCCCGATCAATCATCCGCTGGCCATGCAATTCCAGAATCCGACTCCCGGCAAACCCGCCCATCAAAGCCTCACGCACCGCCGCCGGATCCGCGCCGCCCTTAGCCGCCAACAGCAACGCTTCAGACACCGCACCAATGGTAATCCCGACAATCGCCTGATTCGCCAGCTTAGCCAACTGCCCTGCCCCCACCGGCCCAATGCGGGTGCACTTTCCCAGCACCTCAAACACCGGCAAAGCCCGAGCCACATCCGCCTCGGCACCACCCGCCATAATGCTCAATCGAGCCTCAGCCGCACCCACCGTGCCACCCGACACCGGCGCATCCAAATACCCTACACCCTGCTCTGCCGCCAAAGCCGCGTGACCACGCGCCACCGACGGCTGCACCGAACTCATATCAATCAACAGCGCGCCTTCCTTCAATGCGGCAATCGCACCCTTCCCCACCAGCACATCATCCACCACCTGCCCGTTCTCCAGCATGGTGATCACCACATCTGCATCGGCGACCGCTTCGGCAGGTGACTTGGCGATGGTGGCTTCGTCGGCAAACGGCTCGCACTTACTCTCGGTGCGGTTCCACAACGTCATCGGATAGCCTGCATTCAGCAGGTTTCGGGTCATAGGCGCGCCCATCAAACCAATACCAAGAAAGGCGATCTTGGGTAATTCTGTACTCATCTTTTCGGAATCCCACTGGAAAGTTCGGCGAAGTGGTTGGGCAGGGCTTTCCAAAACTGTGCGGAGCCATGGATGGCGTAGCCCAAGCGTCACAGGGATGTGCCGCAGGAGCGTGTTTTGGAAAGCCCTGCCCAACCACTTCCACTCGGATATATGAAATTAGATAGTAAACGGATTATACAAACAAAAACGCCACCAACCGCGAAACGGTGGTGGCGTTTTCAAACATTCAAAACAAAAGGGCTATCAGGCCGCTTCCGTCATCTGAGCCTTAATCTTCTTCATGGCGTTCTTTTCCAACTGCCGAATCCGCTCAGCAGACACGCCATACTTATCCGCCAGCTCATGCAGCGTCGACTTACTGTCCGTCAACCAACGCTCACGCAGAATATCCTGGCTGCGCTCATCCAACGCACTCAACGCATGCATCAAACGGCCATTGGAATCTTCCGACCAATTGGAATTCTCTAGCTGCACAGCCGGATCAGCACGACGATCCTCAAGATAATGAGCCGGCGCCTGATAAACCGCATCGTCATCGTCGTCCATCGGACCATCAAAAGACGCATCACGGGAAGCCAACCGGCCTTCCATCTCGCGAACCACCTTGGGCTCAACACCCAAATCTGCCGCGACCGCATTCAGCTCATCGTGATTCAACCACGCCAGCTTCTTCTTCTGGCTGCGCAGATTAAAGAACAACTTACGCTGCGCCTTGGTGGTCGCCACTTTCACAATGCGCCAATTGCGCAAAATAAACTCGTGAATCTCAGCCTTGATCCAGTGCACGGCAAACGAAACCAAGCGCACACCGTATTCCGGATTGAAGCGCTTGACGGCTTTCATCAAGCCAACATTACCTTCCTGAATCAAATCCGCCTGAGCCAGACCGTAGCCCGAATAACTGCGAGCGATATGAACCACAAACCGAAGATGAGAAAGCACCAACTGGCGTGCCGCCTCTACATCACCGTCGTAATGCAGCCGTTCCGCTAAATCCCGCTCTTCTTCAACCGTAAGAACAGGAATGCGACTTGCCGCCTGAATATAGGATTCTAGATTCGCGCCCGGAACCAGTCTGTCAGCCAGCTGTAAACTCGTACCCATGCATTAACCTCCGAACCTGACGGACTTAAAATATATCAACAAACTGCAAGACCGCCAAGATCATAATAAGTTCCAGAGAATTCCAGTAAAACGTTCATTATCAACAACCTGGAAAACTCACCGTACCTGCCTGAAACGCCACATCAATTTCGTCAAGCTACGCCAGCTCAAGCTTCAAATTCAATACGGTATTCCCGTGATCTGCGTCACCCACCGGCAATCTCGCCCGGCTCTATATCGTCCAGATGACGCTTTACGGCCACCCAAGCGCCCAACCAGCCTAACAGCATTGCGATGATAATCAATGCTGCCGCGCCCTCAAAGCCCAGCCCCTGCAAGGCAAACTCACTGCGATACAAGGCAGCCAGACGTTCTATAGGACCGTTTAGCCACCACAACGAGGTCTGAATCAACACCCAGGCAACCAGACCGCCGCCCACGCCAAACCAGGCGCCAGTGTACAAGAACGGCCTGCGCACAAACGCATCCGTGCCGCCCACCAGCTTCGCCACCAGAATCTCATCGCGACGATTCTCGATCGCTAAACGTACGGTATTACCGATCACCAGGATCACCGCCGCACCCAACAACAGTGACAATGCCCATACCGCTCGCGCCAGAATATCAGTCATTGCATTCAAACGCTGCAACCAGCCGAGATCGACCTGAACCTGATCTACCCGCCCCATACCTTCAACAAAGGCCACCAGTGCCTGCACACTCGCAGCCGTGCGGGCGCTTTCCTGAGGGGTGATCAACAAAGTATGCGGCAACGGGTTATCACCCAGAAAATCCAATGCATCGCCCAAACCGGAGGCTGCCCGAAATTCGGCCAGGGCCTGATCCCGCTCCACCAGCTCGACCGACAATATTCGGCCGTCACTGTCAATGTCACGAGTCAGCTCGCGGGCCTGCAGTACAGACGTATCCATACTCAAGTACGCGGTGATCCGGGCACTGCTTTCCCAACCGGCACTCACCCCCTGCAAACTGGTCAGCAATAACAGCAAAGCCACCGGCAACGCCAGCGCCACGCCCATCACGGTCCATGTCATCAAACTGGCGACCGGTGCTTTCAACAAACGCCGAGCGGACGCGCGAGCCACCTTACGATGGTGGTCGAGATAACTTCGGGCCTGATTGTTAATCGGAGATTTCGAACGCGTGGCAGCACCACGGGGGTTATCGGGCTTCTGTTTTTGGTCAGCGGCCATTCAGACCTCCTCCAACCGAGGCGCTACCGCCTGCGATCAGTTCACCGTGGTCCAGAGTCAGTCGGCGGCGGCCCATTTGGTTAATCAAGGCGATGTCGTGAGTGGCGATCAACACCGTGACACCCACCTGACTGAATTCGGTAAACAACTGCATGATGTCGGCCGACAACTGAGGGTCAAGGTTACCGGTAGGCTCATCCGCCAGCAGCACCGGAGGTTTGTTGACCACCGCCCGGGCAATACCAACCCGCTGCTGCTCACCACCGGACAACTGCATGGGGTTCATTTTTTCTTTGCTCAGCAGGCCAACCTTGTCCAGGGCTGCCCGCACCCGGCGACCGATGTCACGCGGAGCAACGCCCATGACTTCAAGCGGCATCGCCACATTGTCAAACACGCTGCGGTCGAACAACAACTGATGGTTCTGAAAGACCACGCCGATGTGGCGCCGAATGTAGGGAATCTGTCGTTTCGGCAGGCTGTTCAGTCGCTGCCCGCCGACCACCACCTCACCGGCGGTCGGCCGCTCCATCACCATGATAAGTTTCAACAAGGTACTTTTACCGGCACCGGAATGGCCGGTAAGGAACGCCAGCTCACCCCGCCCCAGATGAAAATTCACCTGGCGCAGAGCGGTGTGATCGGAGTCGTAGCGCTTGGTTACCTGACGAAACTCTATCATCTGGGCTGAGGCTCCCGGGCCTGGGTATCAGTCGTCAAACAGTGCACTGACGAAGGTTTCTGCGTCGAACGTGCGCAAATCTTCGGCCTGCTCACCCACACCGATGTAACGAATGGGCAGCTGCAGCTGACGTGCGATGGCAAATACGATACCGCCTTTCGCCGTGCCGTCCAGTTTCGTCAATGTAATGCCGGAAACACCCACTGCCTGCTGGAACACCTGCGCCTGGCTCAGGGCATTCTGTCCAGTACCGGCATCCAGCACCAACATGACTTCGTGAGGCGCAGAATCATCCAGCTTTTTCATCACCCGAACGACTTTGCTCAGCTCGTTCATCAGGTTGTCCTTGTTCTGCAAACGCCCGGCGGTATCGGCTATCAGAATGTCGGTACCGCGGGCTTTCGCCGATTCAATGGCATCGAAGATCACCGATGCGCTGTCTGCTCCGGTATGCTGGGCTATCACCGGCACGTCGTTGCGCTCACCCCATACCTGAAGCTGCTCCACCGCAGCCGCCCTGAAGGTATCACCAGCAGCCAACATGACAGACTTGCCTTCGCTCTGGAACTTGCGGGTCAGCTTGCCAATGGTGGTGGTTTTGCCCACACCGTTAACGCCAACCACCAGAATCACATAGGGTGCTTTTCCGGAATTGATTTCCAGGGGTTTGGTGACATCTTTCAACAGTCCGTGCAGTTCTTCCCGCAGCGCCTTACGCAGGGCCTCTCCGTCTTTCAGCTGATTGCGCTCCAGCTTGTCAGTCAGTGAATCGATGATTTCCGACGTGGCTGTTACGCCGACATCCGCCATCAACAAGGACGTTTCGATTTCTTCCAGCAGGTCTTCGTCGATTTTCTTACCGACAGAGAACAGATCCGCAAGGCCACCGGTCAGGCTGGCGCGTGTTTTACCCAGACCTTTCTTGATACGCTCAAAGACGCTGACCTCTGGCTCTGGCTCTGGCTCTGGCTCTGGCTCTGGCTCTGGCTCTGGCTCTGGCTCTGGCTCTGGCTCTGGCTGAGATTTTACTTCCGGTGCCGGGGCAACGTCTGGTTCCACAACCGCAGGCTCTTCAGCCGGTACTTCCGGCGCAACATCTGCGGCCGGTTCATCGGCTTTTTTCTCGGCTTCGGGTATCGGTGCCGGGCCTTTGGCGATGTCCGGCTTGCGCTGTGGGACCGGCTTCGGGCGCGGAATCCGCTTACGATTGCCGGCAACATCCAGCACGAAGAAAAGAACAAGAAGGGCCAACAGGCCAATTGAAATCCACTCTGCCGTCATAGTCTTACCATCTGTCTGAAAATGGGCGCGCGAAAGAAAGCGCACATTCTAGCAGACTGCCGGCGCTAAGTGATGGGGCGCTCGATTATCGCTCACTTCAGGCTTTCCGGTACTATGGCCCTCAAATTCACCCCACATCCAGTACCGCGGAGCGAACCATGGCGAAACGTAAATCTGCCCCCAGAAAACCGGGGTCCGGCGCACCACAAAACGCTGGCCAAGGCGGCAACGGAGAGCTGCGGATCATCGGCGGTGACTGGCGCAGCCGAAAACTGCGTTTCCCGGATGTGGGCGGCGTGCGCCCGAGCCCGGCCCGTATTCGTGAAACCCTGTTCAATTGGCTGAATTACCAAGTGGCCGGGAGCGACTGTCTGGACCTGTTTGCCGGTTCGGGTGCGCTGGGCCTCGAAGCCCTGTCTCGCGGCGCCGAACAAGCCACGCTGGTGGACCACACCCCCGCACTGGCGAAAGCACTGCGGGACAACCTGAGGCTGCTGAAGTCAGACAAGGGCGCGGTGATCTGCCAGGACGTTGAACGCTTCCTGAGCCACCGTCAACAACCCCCATTCGACATCGTGTTTATGGACCCACCGTTTCGCCAGGGCTGGCTGGACAAACTGTTCCCGCTGCTGGATTCGGAACAATGGCTAAAACCCGGAGGCTGGGTGTACGTGGAGCATGAAAGTGAGCTGCGCACTCCGCCAACCCCGAAAAGCTGGGAACTGCACCGCCAGAAAACTGCGGGACAGGTCACCTACAGCCTGTACCGCGTGACCATCGAAACGGCTCCGGAATAAAACCGGCCAACATCCCATCGGCTTTAAACGAAAAAAGCCCGAATGACCAGGTCACTCGGGCTTTCTTCAGTGCGGCGGCTAATCAGCTCACCGGGCGCAGCGAATAGGCTCGCAAGTGCGCTGAAAACTCTTCCAGGTACCGTATGCCACTGGCTTCGGCATCCTTGCACCACTCCATCAAGGCCTGCAGTTTTTCCTGAGGCTTCAGGCCACGCTGGCGCCACAGCAGTTGCAGCTCCTGATGCTTTTCATAGATCTGACGCAGAATCTCATTGCGTTCCAGAACCGTCTCCAGATGCGCCTTTTCACGCGGCTTGATGAGCGCTTCTTCCCGGTGCAGCAAACGCTTCAGCTTGCGGTACATCGGGCGAATTTCCTCATCCATCAACGACCGCTGCTGACGCAAGACCGGCTTCATGACCCGCTTACGATACTGGCGCATGATGTCAAACCGGTTGTTGGCAATGGCCTGCACCGTTTCTACATCCACGTCCAGTTTGCCGGGAACGTGGTGTGCAATCGGGCGGTAGCCTTTCGGCTTGGCCAGACCAAACAACTGGAACAGGCGAATATAACCCCAGCCAATATCCACTTCGAACCAGCGGCGCGACAGTTTTGCCGAGTTCGGGTAGGTGTGGTGGTTGTTGTGCAGCTCTTCACCGCCGATCAAAATACCGAGCGGTGAAATATTGTGGGCATT
This window encodes:
- a CDS encoding acyl-CoA-binding protein, with the protein product MSDLKAKFEESVNYIQTAEGDFQPSNELKLEFYALYKQATEGDVTGKRPGMMDFVGRAKYDAWDKLKGTSSEEAMQQYIDKLESLK
- a CDS encoding site-specific integrase; translation: MDITEALEQSRPGLVSLVQAAIHKRELNQRAEQTYLHWISRFVLFHDLKDPGTLSDEDQARFFAYLNEQLRVSRARLNQARQALEFFFDDVLSKPVQQDSAAA
- the greB gene encoding transcription elongation factor GreB translates to MVKATSPAHPPRYITPDGEQALREELQYLWKIKRPEVTQAVREAAAQGDRSENAEYIYGKKQLREIDRRVRFLSKRLDELTVVDRLPDDQSRVYFGAWVTVEDEDGEEQTYRLVGADEFDLTKGYLSINAPLARALIGKHLDDDVSVKTPEGWKNVVITAIRYNADTPGK
- a CDS encoding cell wall metabolism sensor histidine kinase WalK encodes the protein MKLLSQLRTSSFQLALLYMVVFATSVFLLLAFIYWRTAGFMTAQTDETIEAEIAGLAEQYRGRGVNGLITIIRERVARDPNAKTVYLLSTDDLLKLAGNIEAWPEGSRTAESGWINFTLDSSVGWQGPERLARARIFDVQGGLRLLVGRDVDELTSLKRVIEGAINWGMGITLALALLGGFLMSRSTTRRIEVINNTSRRIMNGHLSLRIPTRGTEDDFDQLAENLNQMLDRIVYLMEGIRHVSDSIAHDLRTPLTRLRNQLERTLISVDNDEAREQVGRAVGEADQLLATFNALLRIARLETRGNTADMKVVSLDELVGDACELYEALAEDKDQQFKQVMEPKVMIEGDRDLLFQMVSNLIDNAIKYTPEHGGIVVVVRKEGANAIFEVQDSGIGIPDDEKDQVFQRFYRVGKSRSLPGNGLGLSLVSAVAEIHQGEILLSDSHPDAEMPGLTVAVKMPAFTGVRKRIKAAQVEQIPDGADEARSSADSQA
- a CDS encoding response regulator transcription factor; translated protein: MKALVIEDDQDVASYLVKGLKESDFVVDHAADGKDGMMMAASEEYDIMIVDRMLPGMDGLSIIKTVRATGNQVPVLILSALGDVDDRVEGLRGGGDDYLTKPFSFTELLARIESLVRRNRQAAETETVLKVADLEMDLLARTVKRSGQNIDVQPREFRLLEYLMRNAGQVVTRTMLLEKVWDYHFDPQTNVIDVHISRLRAKIDKEFDTPLLQTVRGAGYMLRETA
- the hyi gene encoding hydroxypyruvate isomerase, coding for MPRFAANLSMLFTEVPFLERFARARAAGFSGVEFLFPYEWPAEAIAAELKANELTQVLFNLPPGNWDAGERGIACLPDRIEEFRAGVEQGITYAKVLGCKQLNCLAGLKPETLTEDEAWRTLVENVQYAAERFAEAGLTLCLEAINSRVDMPGFMLDTTGKVMALIEEVDADNVRLQYDIYHMQIMEGDLVRSVECLLPWIAHVQFADNPGRHEPGTGEINFSNVFTALDNMGYEGWVSAEYRPSGATEQTLGWFSATA
- a CDS encoding NAD(P)-dependent oxidoreductase, which encodes MSTELPKIAFLGIGLMGAPMTRNLLNAGYPMTLWNRTESKCEPFADEATIAKSPAEAVADADVVITMLENGQVVDDVLVGKGAIAALKEGALLIDMSSVQPSVARGHAALAAEQGVGYLDAPVSGGTVGAAEARLSIMAGGAEADVARALPVFEVLGKCTRIGPVGAGQLAKLANQAIVGITIGAVSEALLLAAKGGADPAAVREALMGGFAGSRILELHGQRMIDRDFAPGAPARIQLKDLRMILDEARAEGLTLPLSQQVHNEYLSLVANGHSEVDHSGLLLELEHVNGALMGSLGRGPKE
- the rpoH gene encoding RNA polymerase sigma factor RpoH, whose product is MGTSLQLADRLVPGANLESYIQAASRIPVLTVEEERDLAERLHYDGDVEAARQLVLSHLRFVVHIARSYSGYGLAQADLIQEGNVGLMKAVKRFNPEYGVRLVSFAVHWIKAEIHEFILRNWRIVKVATTKAQRKLFFNLRSQKKKLAWLNHDELNAVAADLGVEPKVVREMEGRLASRDASFDGPMDDDDDAVYQAPAHYLEDRRADPAVQLENSNWSEDSNGRLMHALSALDERSQDILRERWLTDSKSTLHELADKYGVSAERIRQLEKNAMKKIKAQMTEAA
- the ftsX gene encoding permease-like cell division protein FtsX, coding for MAADQKQKPDNPRGAATRSKSPINNQARSYLDHHRKVARASARRLLKAPVASLMTWTVMGVALALPVALLLLLTSLQGVSAGWESSARITAYLSMDTSVLQARELTRDIDSDGRILSVELVERDQALAEFRAASGLGDALDFLGDNPLPHTLLITPQESARTAASVQALVAFVEGMGRVDQVQVDLGWLQRLNAMTDILARAVWALSLLLGAAVILVIGNTVRLAIENRRDEILVAKLVGGTDAFVRRPFLYTGAWFGVGGGLVAWVLIQTSLWWLNGPIERLAALYRSEFALQGLGFEGAAALIIIAMLLGWLGAWVAVKRHLDDIEPGEIAGG
- the ftsE gene encoding cell division ATP-binding protein FtsE encodes the protein MIEFRQVTKRYDSDHTALRQVNFHLGRGELAFLTGHSGAGKSTLLKLIMVMERPTAGEVVVGGQRLNSLPKRQIPYIRRHIGVVFQNHQLLFDRSVFDNVAMPLEVMGVAPRDIGRRVRAALDKVGLLSKEKMNPMQLSGGEQQRVGIARAVVNKPPVLLADEPTGNLDPQLSADIMQLFTEFSQVGVTVLIATHDIALINQMGRRRLTLDHGELIAGGSASVGGGLNGR